One bacterium genomic window carries:
- a CDS encoding glycosyltransferase — protein sequence MDTRVLILSASLGEGHRQASVAIEDELRRQCPSATVHVADFGEFLNHTFYSLMRFGYLQSLRLAPRIYGDFYRRTMAIAPDSRVQRRLNRLGLAALHGFIADYDPDLVICTYPTPAGVLSRLRELGATRVPVATIVTDYTVHSQWLHPAVDMYFVGAEQIREAVIQRGFDPARIHATGIPIRHQFAEPLDRRAARQQLGLDPDRPVLLMMGGAYGVLPRLGKMPRLLRRLPPEVQVLVVCGRDPRSYRRFQREALACDLGRMRVFGFVEPVHLFMAASDLVVTKAGGLTTSEALAMNLPMLIFRPLPGQEEQNTRFLTSSGAAVVAHRTTDLRWALSDLLTHPEQLEVMREAAARVARPRAAETIVATMLGHVQAAQTTQRPA from the coding sequence GTGGACACACGAGTACTGATCCTGTCGGCCAGCCTGGGCGAGGGACACCGGCAGGCCTCCGTGGCGATCGAGGATGAGCTGCGCCGGCAGTGCCCATCCGCCACAGTGCATGTGGCCGACTTCGGCGAGTTCCTCAACCACACGTTCTACTCGCTCATGCGCTTTGGGTACCTGCAGAGCCTGCGCCTGGCGCCGCGCATCTACGGCGACTTCTACCGGCGCACCATGGCCATCGCCCCGGACTCACGCGTCCAGCGCCGCCTCAACCGCCTCGGCCTGGCTGCCCTGCATGGCTTCATCGCCGACTACGATCCCGATCTCGTCATCTGCACCTACCCCACACCCGCCGGCGTGCTGTCCCGCCTGCGCGAGCTGGGGGCGACGCGAGTGCCGGTGGCCACCATCGTGACCGACTACACCGTCCACAGCCAGTGGCTCCACCCGGCCGTGGACATGTACTTCGTCGGGGCCGAGCAGATCCGCGAGGCCGTCATCCAGCGGGGCTTCGACCCCGCCCGCATCCACGCCACCGGCATCCCCATCCGCCACCAGTTCGCCGAGCCGCTCGACCGCCGCGCGGCGCGCCAGCAACTCGGTCTCGACCCGGACCGCCCGGTGCTGCTGATGATGGGCGGGGCCTACGGCGTGCTGCCGCGTCTGGGGAAGATGCCGCGGTTGCTGCGGCGACTGCCGCCGGAGGTGCAGGTGCTGGTGGTGTGCGGCCGCGATCCGCGCTCGTACCGGCGGTTCCAGCGCGAGGCGCTCGCGTGCGACCTCGGCCGCATGCGCGTCTTCGGCTTCGTCGAGCCGGTGCATCTGTTCATGGCTGCCTCGGACCTGGTCGTCACCAAGGCCGGCGGCCTCACCACCTCCGAAGCCCTCGCCATGAACCTGCCCATGCTCATCTTCCGGCCGCTGCCCGGCCAGGAGGAGCAGAACACGCGCTTCCTGACCAGCTCCGGCGCCGCCGTGGTCGCTCACCGCACCACCGACCTGCGCTGGGCGCTCTCTGATCTGCTGACCCATCCCGAGCAACTCGAGGTCATGCGCGAGGCCGCCGCCCGTGTCGCCCGGCCCCGGGCGGCCGAGACCATCGTGGCCACGATGCTGGGGCACGTGCAGGCCGCACAGACGACCCAGCGCCCGGCGTAA
- a CDS encoding MFS transporter — protein sequence MITRIPYGLKGVVAMAQLLVLGCGEFARSALFLAALPAVLQHRLHLPSVITLGWLSGGLLYGSDTLLRSPSGWMVDRLGAARTSCLAALLLLAGVATIACSRALGGLAVGVMLVGAGMAPVWTSVMAGITGVAGPTRQAQALSVIFIAWLVGGGLGTLGSLLLLDRLLLGPTFAMLTGAAAVAAGAGAVAWLGTRLLHERTPHRAARPRVGVRTYVRRLGAALLAARALVPGLFLQTFILAMVLAVVQRYATTVLQWTSGQVVWLLLGGGSVAVLLLVPISRLVDRRSPRLFLRVGFVIAAGPLAALAWVHRPVEGAVVAGLLGGSYALILTSWNALLARTVPDDRRGGMWGVFTTLEGLGAACGPPMAGLLWERISPAAPFVGGAVALLLIALVYSLYPIDRQLALPQAE from the coding sequence ATGATCACCCGCATCCCCTACGGCCTCAAAGGCGTCGTCGCAATGGCTCAGCTCCTCGTGCTGGGGTGCGGCGAGTTCGCGCGCAGCGCACTCTTCCTGGCGGCGCTCCCCGCCGTCCTGCAGCACCGCCTGCACCTCCCCTCTGTCATCACGCTCGGCTGGCTGTCCGGCGGCTTGCTGTATGGCTCCGACACGCTCCTGCGCTCGCCCTCGGGCTGGATGGTGGACCGCCTCGGCGCGGCCCGCACCTCGTGCCTCGCGGCGCTGCTGTTGCTGGCCGGGGTCGCCACCATCGCCTGCTCCCGGGCCCTGGGCGGCCTGGCGGTGGGTGTGATGCTCGTCGGCGCCGGCATGGCTCCCGTGTGGACCTCCGTCATGGCCGGCATCACCGGCGTGGCCGGGCCGACCCGTCAGGCCCAGGCGCTCAGCGTCATCTTCATCGCCTGGCTGGTCGGCGGTGGCCTGGGCACGCTGGGCAGCCTCCTCCTGCTCGACCGGCTGCTGCTGGGCCCCACCTTCGCCATGTTGACCGGGGCGGCGGCGGTCGCGGCGGGGGCCGGTGCTGTCGCCTGGCTGGGCACACGCCTGCTGCACGAGCGGACGCCCCACCGGGCGGCCCGCCCGCGCGTCGGCGTGCGCACCTATGTCAGACGCCTGGGCGCGGCGCTCCTGGCGGCCCGGGCCCTGGTGCCGGGCCTGTTCCTGCAGACCTTCATCCTGGCGATGGTCCTGGCCGTCGTGCAGCGCTATGCCACGACCGTGCTGCAGTGGACCTCCGGGCAGGTCGTGTGGCTGCTGCTGGGCGGCGGGTCGGTGGCGGTGCTGCTGCTGGTGCCCATCTCGCGGCTGGTGGACCGCCGTAGCCCGCGCCTCTTCCTCCGCGTGGGGTTCGTCATCGCCGCCGGCCCGCTGGCGGCGCTGGCGTGGGTGCACCGGCCGGTTGAGGGGGCAGTCGTGGCGGGGCTGCTGGGCGGCTCGTATGCCCTGATTCTGACCTCCTGGAATGCCCTGCTGGCGCGCACCGTGCCGGATGACCGCCGCGGCGGCATGTGGGGCGTGTTCACCACTCTCGAGGGCCTCGGGGCCGCGTGCGGTCCCCCGATGGCGGGGCTGCTTTGGGAGCGGATCAGTCCGGCCGCGCCCTTCGTCGGCGGCGCCGTCGCCCTGCTGCTCATCGCGCTCGTGTACAGCCTGTACCCGATAGACAGGCAGCTTGCCCTCCCGCAGGCGGAGTGA
- a CDS encoding polysaccharide deacetylase family protein has translation MLVALCAVILIVLVVWLLPELWVRLCRRRPLRVPGPPQVALTFDDGPDPQTTPLVLDALAELDLKATFFVLGERAAAHPELLRRMVTEGHEVALHGHQHRHHWLRPTPWVRTDMARARATVAGTLGSPPHLFRPPWGMVTAFTLRAVRRSGLRLALYDVESGDWLRDGPAAIERRVLARVRPGSVVLLHDAARESAQVADMLAALRAVAPQLRERGYGLARLSDLLAAAPRRSALVRTWIAWERLFARLSGALGMTDSIHVLPYTYRGPARLLDGREVLKTGDRCLDIHFHNELLHQLPGEAAERFGGLMRHTIPDMGKIARLLVEDPRLANVRGLTAITLFHRPAARAGFHCEPLEPLWRRRFFTWYMRLIKRVYQGPAAAGSGHEVRFVWMTREEFIARMSPGADQGR, from the coding sequence ATGCTCGTCGCCCTGTGCGCTGTCATCCTGATCGTGCTGGTCGTGTGGCTCCTACCGGAGCTGTGGGTGCGGCTGTGCCGGCGCCGCCCGCTGCGTGTCCCTGGTCCCCCACAAGTGGCGTTGACCTTCGACGACGGCCCCGACCCGCAGACCACCCCCCTGGTGCTCGACGCCTTGGCCGAGCTGGACCTCAAGGCTACCTTCTTCGTCCTCGGCGAGCGGGCCGCTGCCCATCCGGAGCTGTTGCGCCGCATGGTCACCGAGGGCCACGAGGTGGCGCTCCACGGGCACCAGCACCGCCACCACTGGCTGCGCCCGACCCCGTGGGTCCGCACCGACATGGCGCGAGCCCGTGCGACGGTCGCCGGGACCCTCGGCTCCCCGCCACACCTGTTCCGCCCGCCGTGGGGCATGGTCACCGCGTTCACGCTGCGGGCCGTGCGGCGGTCGGGCCTGCGCCTGGCGCTGTACGACGTCGAGAGCGGGGATTGGCTGCGCGACGGCCCGGCAGCGATCGAGCGTCGCGTGCTGGCGCGGGTGCGGCCGGGGTCGGTCGTGCTACTGCATGATGCCGCCCGCGAGAGCGCACAGGTGGCGGACATGCTCGCCGCCCTGCGCGCGGTGGCGCCGCAGTTGCGCGAGCGGGGCTACGGCCTCGCCCGGCTGTCCGACCTGCTGGCGGCGGCCCCTCGGCGCTCGGCGCTGGTGCGAACCTGGATCGCCTGGGAGCGGCTCTTCGCCCGCCTCAGCGGGGCCCTGGGGATGACCGACAGCATTCACGTGCTGCCCTACACGTACCGCGGACCCGCGCGACTGCTGGACGGCCGGGAGGTTCTCAAGACGGGGGACCGCTGCCTGGACATCCACTTCCACAACGAACTGCTCCACCAGCTTCCCGGCGAGGCGGCCGAGCGCTTCGGGGGCCTGATGCGGCACACCATCCCGGACATGGGCAAGATCGCGCGCCTGCTGGTCGAGGACCCTCGCCTGGCCAACGTCCGGGGCCTGACGGCCATCACGCTCTTCCACCGCCCCGCCGCGCGTGCGGGCTTCCACTGCGAGCCGCTCGAGCCGCTCTGGCGGCGCCGGTTCTTCACCTGGTACATGCGGCTCATCAAACGCGTCTACCAGGGCCCGGCGGCCGCGGGCTCGGGGCACGAGGTGCGGTTCGTCTGGATGACCCGCGAGGAGTTCATCGCCCGGATGTCGCCGGGCGCCGATCAGGGCCGGTAG
- a CDS encoding DUF2339 domain-containing protein: MDHDPPVMPPSGSAHGPEDRLQRLEDELAALRDRLERIETAFGLRYAGRPAPPPPPPVPAPPPPPAPAPSVMPPAPLPTPTAPRPARQPRPAAPEGFEAEIALKWLGRVGALALVVAAAFFLQYAFANHWIGPPGQVALGVLVGVVLLALGERNRAKGRQALAEAMMGGGIALFYVCVYAAYALYRPPLLDQLPAFVLMAIVTALGVAVAVYADALSMAVLATLGGLLTPVLVRSHGGPGDAYASMVNLFGYLIVLDAGLLALGLFKRWRALQLLSLIATWLVIWGWLSDLHDPAVELAAITPMTVLFLVFALMPAAYGWWRRARADELDMGLILTNPVVFFPTVAMVLSQQHDEVLGASAVAVAVLYFVLTTAAWRINRADNLLSLSWLSLGATFVTVAVPLQFEGLWVPLAWGLEGALLIGAGLALGSVAVRAIGGVLQVVVGVWVLLIVFLYGDSLPPGSVPFLNRVFLSCVGVVLTLVASYLLYVCAPPAGRDEETAQARGGLLFWLAILALALPTMECIRAEVDGRFLFAWWALCGPALVSLAGLGREGKAAAWVGLLSQGVLAIWTLQIWWLYRPEAMPVPFVRLNFGLFVLGLASLGSLHLLGRRRLVNDLTGAWPLRALVPPVLAFMGLWGLTAEIHQTAGALASVGAGRGFLVSVLWCVYATGLVAVGMWRRHAATRLMGVWLFGIAVVKVFLVDARALGGIWRVLSFVCLGGLLLGVSYLYHLYGERLREFMRGEAGPTAEETEDHSDYRP, from the coding sequence ATGGACCATGATCCTCCAGTGATGCCGCCGTCCGGAAGTGCACACGGCCCCGAAGACCGCCTCCAGCGCCTCGAAGATGAACTGGCAGCCCTGCGCGACCGCCTGGAGCGCATCGAGACCGCCTTCGGCCTGCGGTACGCAGGGCGACCCGCGCCACCGCCCCCTCCGCCTGTGCCGGCACCACCGCCACCGCCCGCACCCGCGCCGTCCGTGATGCCGCCTGCACCACTGCCAACGCCGACCGCCCCGAGGCCGGCTCGACAGCCGCGGCCCGCGGCGCCCGAGGGCTTTGAGGCGGAGATCGCACTGAAGTGGTTGGGCCGCGTCGGGGCGCTGGCGCTCGTTGTGGCGGCGGCCTTCTTCTTGCAGTATGCCTTTGCCAACCACTGGATCGGGCCGCCGGGGCAGGTGGCGCTGGGGGTGCTGGTCGGCGTGGTGCTCCTGGCGTTGGGCGAGCGGAACCGCGCTAAGGGCCGGCAAGCGCTGGCCGAGGCGATGATGGGCGGGGGCATTGCCCTGTTCTATGTCTGCGTCTACGCGGCCTATGCCCTGTACCGGCCGCCGCTGCTGGACCAGCTCCCGGCCTTCGTGCTGATGGCGATCGTGACCGCCCTGGGTGTGGCTGTGGCGGTGTATGCCGATGCGCTGAGCATGGCCGTGCTGGCGACGCTGGGCGGGCTCTTGACCCCGGTCCTGGTCCGCAGCCATGGCGGACCGGGCGATGCGTACGCCTCGATGGTCAATCTCTTCGGCTATCTCATCGTGCTGGACGCGGGGTTGCTGGCGCTGGGGCTGTTCAAGCGGTGGCGGGCGCTGCAGTTGCTCAGCCTCATCGCCACCTGGCTGGTGATCTGGGGCTGGCTGAGCGACCTGCACGATCCGGCGGTGGAGCTGGCCGCCATCACGCCCATGACCGTGCTGTTCCTGGTCTTCGCGCTCATGCCGGCAGCGTACGGCTGGTGGCGCCGCGCGAGGGCGGACGAACTGGACATGGGGCTCATCCTGACCAACCCCGTGGTCTTCTTCCCGACGGTCGCCATGGTCCTGTCCCAGCAGCATGACGAGGTGCTGGGGGCCAGTGCCGTGGCAGTCGCCGTGCTCTACTTCGTGCTCACGACGGCCGCGTGGCGCATCAACCGGGCGGACAACCTGCTGAGCCTGTCGTGGCTCAGCCTCGGGGCCACCTTCGTGACGGTGGCCGTGCCGCTGCAGTTCGAGGGGCTGTGGGTGCCGCTGGCCTGGGGGCTGGAGGGGGCGCTGCTGATCGGCGCAGGGCTGGCCCTCGGGAGCGTCGCCGTCCGGGCCATCGGGGGCGTGCTGCAGGTCGTCGTGGGGGTGTGGGTGCTGCTCATCGTGTTCCTGTACGGCGACAGTCTGCCTCCCGGCAGCGTCCCGTTTCTCAACCGGGTCTTCCTGTCGTGCGTCGGGGTCGTGCTGACGCTGGTGGCGTCATACCTGCTCTACGTCTGCGCGCCCCCGGCGGGCCGCGACGAGGAGACCGCCCAGGCGCGCGGAGGCCTGCTGTTCTGGCTGGCTATCCTGGCGCTGGCCCTGCCGACGATGGAGTGCATACGGGCCGAGGTGGACGGACGCTTCCTGTTCGCCTGGTGGGCGCTGTGTGGCCCGGCGCTCGTGAGCCTGGCGGGCCTGGGCAGGGAAGGCAAGGCTGCGGCGTGGGTGGGACTGTTGTCCCAGGGCGTGCTGGCGATCTGGACGCTGCAGATCTGGTGGCTGTACCGGCCCGAGGCGATGCCGGTCCCCTTCGTCCGGCTCAACTTCGGGCTCTTCGTGCTGGGGCTGGCGTCGCTGGGGAGCCTACACCTCCTGGGCCGGCGGCGGCTGGTGAACGACCTGACCGGCGCGTGGCCGTTGCGCGCGCTTGTGCCGCCGGTCCTGGCCTTCATGGGTCTGTGGGGGTTGACCGCAGAGATCCACCAGACGGCCGGCGCGCTGGCGAGCGTCGGGGCGGGGCGAGGCTTCCTCGTGAGCGTCCTGTGGTGTGTCTACGCCACGGGGCTGGTCGCTGTCGGCATGTGGCGGCGCCATGCCGCCACCCGGCTCATGGGCGTATGGCTGTTCGGGATCGCCGTGGTGAAGGTGTTCCTGGTGGATGCCCGGGCGCTGGGGGGCATCTGGCGCGTGCTGTCCTTCGTCTGCCTGGGCGGCCTGCTGCTGGGGGTGTCGTATCTGTACCATCTGTACGGCGAGCGGCTGCGGGAGTTCATGCGGGGCGAGGCCGGCCCGACGGCGGAGGAGACCGAGGACCACAGCGACTACCGGCCCTGA
- a CDS encoding DUF1559 domain-containing protein gives MRKGFTLIELLVVIAIIAILAAILFPVFAKAREKARQTSCLSNVKQITLAMLQYVQDYDERFPAYASGSYTVSPWIFWPHQLEPYIKGWQVFNCPSSVYGGTSMGYHGMTYPQRPCYAFVNSLWGSSIALAQIPTPAAKFLVADSNHPSLGDIRGFLTASRCAMWGAPSASCPNSTNVNSTHIWLVPHNEGLNIGFIDGHAKWLQGNTCWGQYVAGAMNPTT, from the coding sequence ATGCGCAAGGGCTTCACGCTGATTGAGCTGTTGGTCGTGATCGCAATCATCGCGATCCTGGCCGCGATCCTGTTCCCGGTGTTCGCCAAGGCACGAGAGAAGGCACGACAGACAAGCTGCCTGAGCAATGTCAAACAGATCACCCTGGCCATGTTGCAGTATGTCCAGGACTACGACGAGAGGTTCCCTGCCTACGCCTCCGGGTCCTACACAGTGTCTCCGTGGATCTTCTGGCCCCACCAGTTGGAGCCCTACATCAAGGGCTGGCAGGTCTTCAACTGCCCCAGCAGTGTCTATGGGGGCACGAGCATGGGCTACCACGGGATGACATACCCGCAGCGCCCGTGCTATGCCTTCGTCAACTCCCTGTGGGGCTCCTCGATCGCCCTCGCCCAGATACCGACGCCCGCCGCCAAGTTCCTGGTCGCCGATAGCAACCACCCGTCGTTGGGTGACATCCGGGGCTTCCTGACGGCCAGCAGGTGCGCGATGTGGGGCGCCCCCAGCGCTAGCTGCCCTAACAGCACCAACGTCAATTCCACGCACATCTGGCTCGTGCCGCACAACGAGGGCCTCAATATCGGGTTCATTGACGGGCACGCCAAGTGGCTTCAGGGCAATACCTGCTGGGGCCAGTACGTTGCCGGGGCCATGAACCCGACAACATAG